The following DNA comes from Alphaproteobacteria bacterium.
ACCGTGATATTGGTATATCAAAAGAAGGATTCATGGTCATTCCGTGCACAAAAGCAAAAAAAACTGGGTCAATGCTAAGACTTTAATCCATACCAAAGATGAATGGAACTATTGAAATTTTATGAATAACAATACAATGAACCCGCATCAGCCAGAGGCTGACTTTTCTGAAGATTTCTTGCTTGGAGGACGCGTCTTTATTCGCCAACCCCGACAAGGATACAGGGTCGCCATTGATCCCATTTTTCTGGCGGCATCAATCCAGGCGGAACCTGGCGAGACCGTCCTGGACATTGGTGCGGGTGTTGGCGCCGCGTCAATATGCCTTGCGATGCGGATCCCCAATATAAAGGTTATCGGCGTCGAGCTGCAGCGGGATTACGTTCGTTTTGCCGCCGATAATATCCTGGCGAATAAATTACGTGACCGTGTTGAGATTCTGCGGGGTGATTTATTGCGGCCCCCGCCCCGCTTGGCGGCAGGAACATTTAGTCATGTGATGACAAACCCGCCGTACCTAGAGGTATCAAGAAACAATATTTCTCCCCATGATAACAAAGCGACATCCAATACCGAAGGCGAAGCCGATTTGGATCAATGGGCGCGATTTTGTTTGCTGATGGTTCGCCCAAAGGGCAGCGTTACCTTTATTCACCGATCCGACCGATTGGATCAGATTTTGTCTTTTTTTTCTGGAAAGCTGGGCAATATTCGAATCTATCCCCTGTGGCCCGGGAAAAACAAACCAGCAAAACGCGTGTTAATCCGGGGCACAAAAAATACGCATGGGGCCCTGCGCCTTTGCCCAGGGATGATTCTTCATGCAGAGGATGGGTCCTATACTGCCGAAGCCGAAGCCATTTTGCGCCAAGGACAAGGGGTGATGATTTAAGCCTTATGCCAAAATACCGAAAAAAGATCATGCCAAAAGTTGCAAACATCTGTTGCGATTCGTTCGTGGACCATGGGCTTGTTTGTTTCACCGGAGGAATCGCGCAAAAAATTCAAAAGGGCTGTGCTGACATCCTTTTCAAATTCCTTTGCAAGCAAGTGTCCCATTCCATAAATCACAACTCTTTTTGCATTGGGGGCTTTATGCGCAAAAACACGGGCATGCTTTAGGGGAATGTACGGATCTCTGGATCCATGAATAATAAGAATCGGGCAGTGTATATTTTCGCTATGCACATAAAAGGGCCCCTTCCTAAGGGCGAACATATGATTATGGGAAACACTCAAATCTCCATCATGATTGACATGTCGAGAAACTGTTTCCATGACCCCCTTCCATTCCAATGGATCAAAGTGGGCCTTATTGCCGCTAGAAATCTTCATCAATCGAACATATTTACGAAGCCAAAGATCATGATTCTTGGGGTCTGTTGAATTGAGAGCCTTTACATGTCTTACAGCCGAGGTATTAGGCCCCGGAAGAGGCAGCCAATCCGTTTTGTCCATAAACACAGCTAAAACAAGGCCCACAAAATTAAATGTCGACGAAAGAAGAATGAGTGTTTTCACGCGCTCCGGAAAACGAAGTGCCATTAACTGAGAAACACAACCACCCATGGATGTTCCAACAATATGAGCGTTGTTAACACCATAAGCATCCAACACATGCGTTGCGTCTACTGCCAAATCAATAAGACGATAGGGGTGTTTCTTGTAATCAATAGCACCAGACAACCCGGTATCCCGTTGATCATACCTAATCACATGATGTCCATTGGCGGCCAAATATTTACACAATGTAACAGGCCACATGACACCGCTTGACCCGAATCCATTCATCAATAAAACAGTTGGGTTGGATGCATCCCCAAAATCTTCTGTCCAAAGGGAAATCTCCCCATTTTGCACAAATTTTTCTGCCATTTGTTTTTTCGTAACTTGTATGATTTACTAGTATCATAATTCCAAAGTGGTAAAAGAATGGTTAAGATCATCACAAAAAGTTTTACGCATTTATTCTCGTTGGGTGCGCTGATTGAATATGATCAAGGATCTAGGATATTTTTCTACACAATCAATAGATCTGGTTGTGTTTCCTGGATGGCCACGCCGCCTTCGTCGGCTCGCCATGACGTCATGGCGAGGAGGGCAAGGCCCGACGTGGCCATCCAGGAAGCTATTTTGCTCTTCGTTGACCATCCTGCGAAATATTGTAGAGATTCCCGTGCGAGCCAAGAGAATGACGACGAAGTTTTTCCGTGGGCAATGATCGAAAAGAGGAATTCATGACACACAAAATTCGGTCGTACCTCATGATGTCGTCCAATCCACATAACAACAAAAGCCTGTGGGCGATTGGGTGGATGAGCTTTTTCTGCAGCACAGCGACCGTTATGGTATTTACCTTGCTGCCAATTTTCCTGACGGATGTTCTTGGGGCCTCCAAAACCAAAATCGGCTTTATCGAGGGGGTATCCCTTTTCCTCGCTTTCGTAACGAAAGTTTTTTCGGGTGTCCTAAGCGATTATTGGCGGTCACGCAAACCCATTATGATGGTTGGAACATTCTTTAGCATCGTTATCAAAATCATGTTCGCCCTGGCAACAAGCATGACCTGGATTTTTGCGGCGCGTTCCCTGGATCGCATTATCAAAGGGATTCGAACGGCCCCCACGGATGCGTTGATCGCCGATCTTTCCCAAAAAAACAAAGAAGGGTCAAGTTACGGCATTCGATACAGTCTGTATATGTTTGGGTCTGTGTTTGGTGGGATTATTGCCGCCGGATTGATGCGGGTAACCGACCATAATTATCGCCTCATTTTTTGGGCATCTATTATTCCGGCAACGCTAGCCTTTGTTATTTTGATTTTTTTTGTGACGCCGGCCGTTGAACCCCGCCAGCCAGCCAAGAAAAAAGAT
Coding sequences within:
- a CDS encoding methyltransferase; translation: MNNNTMNPHQPEADFSEDFLLGGRVFIRQPRQGYRVAIDPIFLAASIQAEPGETVLDIGAGVGAASICLAMRIPNIKVIGVELQRDYVRFAADNILANKLRDRVEILRGDLLRPPPRLAAGTFSHVMTNPPYLEVSRNNISPHDNKATSNTEGEADLDQWARFCLLMVRPKGSVTFIHRSDRLDQILSFFSGKLGNIRIYPLWPGKNKPAKRVLIRGTKNTHGALRLCPGMILHAEDGSYTAEAEAILRQGQGVMI
- a CDS encoding alpha/beta hydrolase, with the translated sequence MAEKFVQNGEISLWTEDFGDASNPTVLLMNGFGSSGVMWPVTLCKYLAANGHHVIRYDQRDTGLSGAIDYKKHPYRLIDLAVDATHVLDAYGVNNAHIVGTSMGGCVSQLMALRFPERVKTLILLSSTFNFVGLVLAVFMDKTDWLPLPGPNTSAVRHVKALNSTDPKNHDLWLRKYVRLMKISSGNKAHFDPLEWKGVMETVSRHVNHDGDLSVSHNHMFALRKGPFYVHSENIHCPILIIHGSRDPYIPLKHARVFAHKAPNAKRVVIYGMGHLLAKEFEKDVSTALLNFLRDSSGETNKPMVHERIATDVCNFWHDLFSVFWHKA
- a CDS encoding MFS transporter; translated protein: MTHKIRSYLMMSSNPHNNKSLWAIGWMSFFCSTATVMVFTLLPIFLTDVLGASKTKIGFIEGVSLFLAFVTKVFSGVLSDYWRSRKPIMMVGTFFSIVIKIMFALATSMTWIFAARSLDRIIKGIRTAPTDALIADLSQKNKEGSSYGIRYSLYMFGSVFGGIIAAGLMRVTDHNYRLIFWASIIPATLAFVILIFFVTPAVEPRQPAKKKDWNLADIKFLPPIFWQLLIVTFLLMMARFSESFLTLRAKDHGWSVAVLPLMMVAYELVHASAALPIGKLADRWNRHKLLLAGILVLAVTNCVILFSQTSMGILWGMILAGLHMGMTQGLISALIAESTLPNLRGTAFALYYLTCGTAVFIGNIVAGQLSDWCDGGAFWGGLVFALLSAAYLIFVLLSPEYKAKIISQS